In Bacillus cytotoxicus NVH 391-98, the following are encoded in one genomic region:
- a CDS encoding PrkA family serine protein kinase, with translation MDILKKIEQHRESEERLKWEGTFAEYLDLVKEKPWVAQTAHSRIYNMIKDAGIEEVDGRKRYNFFSNQLFGLEDALERLVEEYFHPSAKRLDVRKRILLLMGPVSGGKSTLVTMLKRGLETYSRTDRGAIFAIKGCPMHEDPLHLIPHHLRDAFFEEYGVRIEGNLSPLNMMRLEQEYGGRIEDVMVERIFFSEDRRTGIGTFSPSDPKSQDIADLTGSLDFSTIAEYGSESDPRAYRFDGELNKANRGMMEFQEMLKCDEKFLWHLLSLTQEGNFKAGRFALISADELIVAHTNETEYRSFIANKKNEALHSRIIVMPVPYNLRVSEEEHIYEKMIRESDVSDVHIAPHTLRVAAMFTILTRLKDPKRPDIDLIKKMRLYDGEMVEGYNSIDVEELQREYQDEGMSGIDPRYVINRISSTIIRKEVPSINALDVLRSLKDGLDQHPSISNEDRERYMNFISLARKEYDEIAKKEVQKAFVYSYEESAKTLMDNYLDNVEAYCNKSKLRDPLTGEEMSPDEKLMRSIEEQIGISENAKKAFREEILIRISAYARKGKRFDYNSHERLREAIQKKLFADLKDVVKITTSTKTPDENQLKKINDVVARLIDEHGYNSSSANELLRYVGSLLNR, from the coding sequence ATGGATATTCTAAAAAAGATTGAACAGCACCGAGAATCAGAGGAACGTTTAAAGTGGGAAGGGACGTTTGCGGAGTATTTGGATCTTGTAAAAGAAAAACCATGGGTGGCCCAAACAGCACACTCTCGCATTTATAATATGATTAAAGATGCTGGCATTGAAGAGGTAGATGGGAGAAAAAGATATAATTTCTTTAGTAATCAACTTTTTGGATTAGAGGATGCTTTAGAACGTCTTGTTGAGGAATATTTTCATCCATCAGCAAAACGTCTAGATGTTAGAAAGCGAATCTTATTATTAATGGGACCTGTTAGTGGTGGGAAATCGACGTTAGTTACGATGTTAAAAAGAGGATTAGAAACATATTCACGTACAGATCGTGGAGCTATTTTTGCTATTAAAGGTTGTCCAATGCATGAAGATCCTCTTCATTTAATCCCGCATCATTTACGAGATGCTTTCTTTGAGGAATATGGCGTAAGGATAGAAGGGAATTTATCGCCGTTAAATATGATGAGGTTAGAACAGGAGTATGGTGGAAGGATAGAAGATGTAATGGTTGAGCGCATTTTCTTCTCAGAGGACCGTCGTACAGGAATTGGAACATTTAGTCCATCGGATCCAAAGTCACAAGATATTGCTGATTTAACAGGAAGTCTTGACTTCTCTACAATTGCTGAATATGGTTCAGAATCGGACCCGCGTGCTTATCGTTTTGATGGAGAGTTAAATAAAGCGAACCGAGGAATGATGGAATTTCAAGAGATGTTAAAGTGTGATGAAAAATTTTTATGGCACTTGTTATCTCTCACACAAGAGGGGAATTTCAAGGCGGGCAGATTTGCACTTATTTCAGCAGATGAATTAATTGTAGCTCATACAAACGAAACAGAGTATCGCTCCTTTATCGCAAATAAGAAAAATGAAGCATTACATTCGAGAATTATTGTTATGCCAGTACCATATAACTTACGAGTAAGCGAAGAGGAGCATATTTATGAAAAAATGATTCGCGAAAGCGATGTATCCGATGTGCATATTGCCCCTCATACACTTCGAGTTGCAGCAATGTTTACTATTTTAACTCGATTAAAAGATCCAAAGCGTCCAGATATTGATCTCATTAAAAAGATGCGTTTATATGATGGTGAAATGGTAGAAGGATATAATTCGATTGATGTGGAAGAATTACAGCGTGAATATCAAGATGAAGGAATGAGCGGCATCGATCCTCGATATGTTATTAATAGAATTTCTTCTACAATTATTCGAAAAGAAGTTCCATCTATTAACGCACTTGATGTATTGCGCTCTTTAAAAGACGGATTAGATCAGCATCCATCTATTAGTAATGAAGATAGAGAACGTTATATGAATTTTATTTCATTAGCGCGAAAAGAATATGATGAAATCGCGAAGAAAGAAGTGCAGAAGGCATTTGTGTATTCGTATGAAGAATCAGCTAAGACACTTATGGATAATTATTTAGATAATGTCGAAGCATATTGCAATAAATCAAAATTACGTGATCCATTAACGGGCGAAGAAATGAGTCCAGATGAAAAGCTGATGCGTTCTATTGAAGAACAAATTGGTATTTCCGAAAACGCCAAAAAAGCATTCCGTGAAGAGATTTTAATTCGTATCTCAGCTTATGCGCGTAAAGGAAAACGCTTTGACTATAATTCACATGAACGTCTTCGTGAAGCAATACAGAAAAAACTGTTTGCTGATCTGAAAGATGTAGTAAAAATTACGACATCAACGAAAACGCCTGATGAAAATCAACTCAAGAAAATTAATGATGTTGTAGCACGCTTAATTGATGAACATGGATACAACTCTTCGTCTGCTAATGAATTGTTACGTTATGTGGGCAGTTTATTGAATCGATAA
- a CDS encoding DUF3100 domain-containing protein, whose translation MDDKQVKHLLKNWKLHAVVFCIVLLTEFIGPFYIKLGIGIILLLPMLYAFLIGLLSYFSPLIQKEHAKNLEPIIVTGVTLTIAKTGVVIGPQLQVLLSAGPALLLQELGHIGTIILALPIAMLLGFKREAIGMTHSIGREPNVGLITNKYGFNSPEGHGVMAIYIFGTVFGALFFGVLAGLLATFKIFHPYSLAMASGIGSGSMMAASSGALVASFPSLQDEIIAFAGASNLISLSTGLYVSMLISLPLTEKTYNLLDKRRMKKKDSVVKEEKSDVNNI comes from the coding sequence ATGGATGACAAACAAGTAAAACATTTATTAAAAAACTGGAAATTACATGCTGTAGTTTTTTGTATTGTGCTTCTCACTGAATTTATAGGGCCGTTTTATATTAAGTTAGGAATTGGAATTATATTGTTATTACCTATGCTTTATGCATTTTTAATAGGACTTCTCTCATACTTTTCACCTCTTATTCAAAAAGAACATGCTAAAAACTTAGAACCTATAATTGTTACTGGCGTTACTTTAACCATTGCAAAAACAGGCGTTGTGATTGGACCACAGTTGCAAGTACTATTAAGTGCAGGTCCCGCTTTATTATTGCAAGAACTAGGTCACATAGGTACTATTATTTTAGCTCTTCCTATAGCTATGCTACTCGGCTTTAAACGTGAAGCTATCGGAATGACTCATTCTATTGGTAGAGAGCCTAATGTAGGATTAATTACGAATAAGTATGGTTTTAATTCTCCTGAAGGTCATGGGGTAATGGCAATTTACATTTTTGGAACGGTTTTTGGTGCCTTATTTTTTGGAGTGTTAGCAGGATTATTAGCAACTTTTAAAATTTTTCATCCTTATTCTTTAGCAATGGCTTCAGGTATAGGAAGTGGAAGTATGATGGCGGCTTCTTCAGGTGCATTAGTTGCCTCATTTCCTTCCTTACAAGATGAGATTATAGCTTTTGCAGGTGCTAGTAATTTGATTTCTTTATCTACCGGATTATATGTAAGTATGCTGATTAGTTTACCTTTAACTGAAAAAACATATAATCTATTAGATAAACGACGAATGAAGAAAAAAGATTCAGTAGTTAAGGAGGAAAAATCTGATGTCAACAATATTTAA
- a CDS encoding LysE family translocator, giving the protein MYIQVFLVGLLAAMSPGPDFFIVMKNSLDFGSRTGIATAIGIALALVIHITYTILGFTVILQKYPAVFIIIQLLGAAYLIWLGWNAIRSTSKETNEITEDLKNEKISKNLFQAFKEGFLCNVLNPKSALFFLSIFSQFISTNTPDWIRWVYGVEIIFAVGLWFVVLATIISYGKFRLFYRRYSFWFDRFLGTVIILFALKIIFSVVKST; this is encoded by the coding sequence TTGTATATTCAAGTATTCTTAGTAGGACTCTTAGCAGCTATGTCACCAGGGCCAGATTTTTTTATTGTCATGAAAAATAGTCTGGATTTTGGGTCCCGTACAGGTATTGCTACTGCAATAGGTATAGCTTTAGCTCTCGTTATACATATTACCTATACCATACTTGGATTTACAGTAATACTTCAGAAATATCCTGCGGTATTTATAATTATTCAGTTATTAGGGGCAGCATATCTAATTTGGTTAGGATGGAATGCCATCCGGTCAACTTCTAAAGAAACAAATGAAATTACCGAAGATTTAAAGAATGAGAAAATTTCAAAAAATCTTTTTCAAGCATTTAAAGAGGGATTTCTTTGTAATGTTCTAAATCCTAAATCTGCTTTGTTTTTTTTAAGCATATTCTCTCAATTTATTTCTACTAATACGCCTGATTGGATACGCTGGGTATATGGAGTTGAAATTATTTTTGCAGTAGGATTATGGTTTGTGGTATTAGCAACAATAATATCTTATGGAAAATTCAGATTATTTTACCGAAGGTATTCTTTTTGGTTCGATCGTTTCCTAGGTACTGTAATTATTTTATTTGCTTTAAAAATTATTTTTTCAGTTGTAAAATCAACATAG
- a CDS encoding 2OG-Fe(II)-dependent halogenase WelO5 family protein, with the protein MVIVKTWGIEETQKLSVELLEDLFKGNIGAIRIPNFISKEICEKALNGIKEYGVNYYEGVYPKIGKIGTTQFEHRFSIEKKKEYFKKAVIANQARESIFRDSGDLAKNVIRFVGDAWPHNVDFAIEEETGDTYFAGLVRVMDRALIHVDWAGGLDGLFPEWTIGKINAQLAWNIYLQPSANGGSTVVYNRPWKKSDEAFYKLKDSYAYDYEAVKNAECIRITPQQGELVFFNPQNYHEVQKASGSEDRITVSSFAGLMPNKDIVFWS; encoded by the coding sequence ATGGTTATTGTTAAAACTTGGGGCATAGAAGAAACGCAAAAATTATCTGTAGAACTACTGGAAGATTTATTCAAAGGAAATATCGGTGCAATTAGAATTCCTAACTTTATATCGAAAGAAATTTGCGAAAAAGCTTTAAATGGCATTAAAGAATATGGAGTAAATTATTATGAAGGTGTATATCCTAAAATCGGAAAAATAGGAACCACTCAATTTGAACATAGATTCAGCATAGAAAAGAAAAAGGAATACTTTAAAAAAGCAGTTATAGCAAACCAAGCAAGAGAATCTATTTTTAGAGATTCTGGAGATTTAGCTAAAAACGTAATAAGATTCGTTGGGGATGCTTGGCCACACAATGTAGACTTTGCCATAGAAGAAGAAACTGGGGATACATATTTTGCAGGACTTGTACGTGTTATGGACCGTGCCTTGATTCATGTTGATTGGGCTGGAGGACTAGACGGCTTATTCCCTGAATGGACTATAGGTAAAATCAATGCTCAACTAGCTTGGAATATTTATTTACAACCAAGTGCTAATGGAGGTTCTACAGTAGTCTATAATCGTCCTTGGAAAAAATCTGATGAAGCTTTTTATAAATTAAAAGATAGTTATGCATACGATTATGAAGCTGTTAAAAATGCAGAATGTATTAGAATTACACCGCAACAAGGAGAATTAGTGTTTTTTAATCCTCAAAATTATCACGAAGTTCAAAAAGCAAGTGGTAGTGAGGATCGTATTACTGTTAGTTCTTTTGCGGGTTTAATGCCAAATAAAGATATAGTTTTTTGGTCTTAA
- a CDS encoding alanyl-tRNA editing protein yields MSKEIFLENPYIKQGFSIIKNIENEKIILDKTIFYPTGGGQPCDIGYLKQNKIIFPVNKVERVDNEIIHFIDNSEKLQYGPVELVLDWNRRYKFMRYHSLLHVFAGYLYNEYDALTLGNQIFENRARIDIQFNAQLSDTEFQNIEKRINEIIQDNHQIKSRIINRCEGTNLDGKIKTVLSLIPNNINNIRLIEIENLDEQPCNGTHVSETKEIGSFQIISNKSKGKGKRRFELIINDV; encoded by the coding sequence ATGTCAAAAGAAATTTTTTTAGAGAATCCTTACATAAAACAGGGGTTTTCTATAATTAAAAATATAGAAAATGAAAAAATAATATTAGATAAAACCATATTTTATCCCACTGGCGGTGGACAACCCTGTGATATTGGATATTTAAAGCAGAATAAAATTATTTTTCCAGTTAATAAGGTTGAAAGAGTTGATAATGAGATCATTCACTTTATTGATAATTCAGAAAAGTTGCAATATGGACCAGTTGAACTAGTATTGGATTGGAATCGAAGATATAAGTTTATGCGCTATCATTCCTTGCTACATGTTTTTGCTGGTTATCTTTATAACGAGTATGATGCATTAACTCTCGGAAATCAAATCTTTGAAAATCGAGCTAGAATTGATATACAGTTTAATGCACAACTTTCCGACACTGAATTTCAGAATATTGAAAAACGTATTAATGAAATTATTCAAGATAACCATCAAATTAAGTCCCGAATTATTAATCGATGTGAAGGAACCAATTTAGATGGAAAAATTAAAACTGTTCTTAGTCTTATTCCTAATAATATAAACAATATTCGCCTCATAGAAATAGAAAATTTAGATGAACAACCATGTAATGGTACTCATGTTTCTGAAACTAAAGAAATAGGTTCCTTTCAAATAATATCTAATAAATCTAAAGGCAAAGGAAAAAGGAGATTTGAACTGATTATTAATGATGTATAA
- a CDS encoding metal-dependent hydrolase family protein yields MICINNIRLIIGDNLETIETGFIVFDQERIIEVSNQPLLNLPTECQVVDGTGLTALPGLIDAHVHLGMDCSPDPFFSMSHTDDTTIAYLAYKQGIQFLESGITTVRNLGTRNNIDIQYRDSIQKNIIDGPRVFASGNPIIITGGHGQAMGIEVDGIDEIRKASRTQIKAGADLLKLMATGGVLTKGNKPASVQLTIDELKCACQEAKNANIATAAHAIGIEGVKNAIRAGVHTIEHGYYLDNESIQMMINQDVYLIPTLLAPILILNNPNQIPQHMLDKLEDIEVHHRKSFRSALSQGVKIAVGTDAGTPYNFPGQIVDEMKIMVDEGMSNLQAIQAATSVGAACLKIDSLTGTLEKGKWADILIVEGNPLENILDLKNVKQVFKAGKPCLNTYENITHFA; encoded by the coding sequence ATGATTTGTATAAATAACATTCGATTAATTATAGGGGATAACTTGGAAACTATTGAAACTGGCTTTATAGTTTTTGATCAAGAGCGTATTATTGAAGTATCGAATCAACCTTTATTAAATTTACCTACTGAATGTCAGGTGGTTGATGGAACAGGCTTGACGGCATTACCTGGATTAATCGATGCTCATGTTCATTTAGGAATGGATTGTTCGCCAGATCCATTTTTCAGTATGAGTCATACAGATGATACCACAATTGCTTATCTTGCTTATAAACAAGGTATTCAATTTCTTGAATCTGGAATTACAACCGTACGAAATTTAGGAACTAGAAATAATATTGATATTCAATATAGAGATTCTATTCAAAAAAATATAATAGATGGACCACGCGTATTTGCTTCAGGTAACCCCATTATTATTACGGGGGGACATGGACAAGCAATGGGAATTGAGGTTGATGGAATTGATGAGATAAGAAAAGCATCTAGAACTCAAATAAAAGCTGGTGCTGACTTACTAAAATTAATGGCTACGGGTGGTGTTTTAACAAAAGGAAATAAACCTGCCTCAGTACAATTAACTATCGATGAGTTAAAATGTGCTTGTCAAGAGGCTAAGAATGCTAATATAGCTACAGCTGCTCATGCAATAGGAATAGAAGGTGTTAAAAATGCCATAAGAGCAGGTGTTCATACGATAGAGCACGGTTACTATCTAGATAATGAATCGATTCAAATGATGATTAACCAAGATGTGTATTTGATTCCAACTCTTTTGGCACCTATATTAATTTTAAATAATCCAAATCAGATTCCACAACATATGTTAGATAAATTAGAAGATATTGAGGTGCATCATAGAAAAAGTTTCCGTAGTGCTTTGAGTCAAGGTGTAAAAATTGCTGTGGGTACTGATGCGGGTACTCCATATAATTTCCCAGGCCAAATAGTAGATGAAATGAAGATTATGGTAGATGAAGGTATGAGTAATTTACAAGCGATTCAGGCGGCAACTAGTGTAGGTGCTGCTTGTTTGAAAATTGACTCTCTAACTGGAACATTAGAAAAAGGAAAGTGGGCAGATATTCTTATAGTTGAAGGGAATCCATTAGAGAATATATTGGATTTGAAAAATGTGAAACAAGTATTTAAAGCTGGCAAACCATGTTTAAATACATATGAGAATATAACACATTTTGCGTAA
- a CDS encoding recombinase family protein → MYRPEELDVFIYLRKSRKDLEEEKKAMEHGQHYDTLERHRTQLLELAHKEHHNIIDIFEEVVSGEYISERPMMQKLLREVETGIADAVLVMDLDRLGRGDMVDQGTIYRVFRYSETFIITPTEVINPNDENQELTFSIKSLIAREELKTIVKRMQRGRKASAKEGKSISRVPAYGYLRDNNLKLYPDPEKSWVIPKIFELMANGIGRQAIAQELDRLGIAPPEGEYWNPSTISSIIKNEVYLGHIIWGKIRYIKQNGKYIRKKVSKERWQRHDNAHPPLVSEELFQKANTAHSKRWRPPTIKTKKLSNPLAGLLLCELCGHSMLYQPRKDRPNPQVRCVQPSCKGVQKGASLALVEQRILDGLKQIIESFEIQENMVQQKKRKNNIHLQQKALEKKEQQMINLQKQKNNLHDLLEKGVYDVETFLERQKSIAVRLKTTQKAIEELKHEIKKILEKEKHIHEFVPRIKNVLEAYYATNDIEKKNRLLKSVLEKATYLRKKIWQRKDEFLIELYTRI, encoded by the coding sequence ATGTATCGTCCAGAAGAACTTGATGTATTTATTTATTTACGTAAAAGCCGTAAAGATCTAGAAGAAGAAAAAAAAGCAATGGAACACGGACAACATTATGATACACTTGAACGTCATCGAACTCAGTTATTAGAACTCGCTCATAAAGAGCATCATAATATCATTGATATTTTTGAAGAAGTTGTTTCTGGTGAATATATATCTGAAAGACCTATGATGCAAAAATTACTTCGTGAAGTAGAGACTGGCATAGCTGATGCAGTATTAGTAATGGATTTAGATCGCCTTGGTCGCGGTGATATGGTAGATCAAGGAACAATTTATCGTGTATTTCGTTATTCAGAAACATTTATTATTACACCAACAGAAGTTATCAATCCTAATGATGAAAATCAAGAGTTAACCTTCAGTATAAAATCTTTAATTGCACGGGAGGAATTAAAAACAATTGTTAAGCGTATGCAGCGTGGTAGAAAAGCTTCCGCAAAAGAGGGAAAATCAATCTCTCGTGTTCCAGCTTATGGATACCTACGAGATAATAACTTAAAACTTTATCCTGATCCTGAAAAAAGTTGGGTAATACCTAAAATTTTCGAATTAATGGCAAATGGAATAGGTAGACAAGCGATTGCACAAGAATTAGATAGATTGGGTATTGCTCCTCCTGAAGGCGAATATTGGAATCCTTCAACTATCTCATCCATTATAAAAAACGAAGTATATCTTGGTCACATTATTTGGGGGAAAATCCGTTACATTAAACAAAACGGGAAATACATTCGAAAAAAAGTATCAAAAGAAAGATGGCAGCGACATGATAACGCTCATCCGCCACTTGTATCAGAAGAATTATTTCAAAAGGCTAATACGGCTCATAGTAAACGCTGGCGACCACCAACAATTAAGACAAAAAAACTTTCTAATCCATTGGCAGGCCTCTTGTTATGTGAGCTATGTGGGCATTCTATGCTTTATCAGCCACGAAAAGATCGCCCTAATCCTCAAGTACGTTGTGTACAGCCGTCATGCAAAGGAGTTCAAAAAGGTGCTTCTTTGGCACTCGTTGAACAGCGCATACTTGATGGATTAAAACAAATTATCGAAAGCTTTGAGATACAAGAAAACATGGTACAACAAAAGAAAAGAAAAAATAATATTCATCTACAACAAAAAGCTTTAGAAAAGAAAGAACAACAAATGATTAATTTGCAAAAACAAAAAAATAATCTCCATGATTTGTTGGAGAAAGGTGTATATGATGTTGAAACATTCTTAGAGAGGCAAAAATCTATTGCTGTACGATTGAAGACTACGCAAAAGGCAATTGAAGAGCTTAAACATGAAATTAAAAAGATATTAGAAAAAGAAAAACATATACATGAATTTGTTCCGAGAATCAAAAATGTTTTAGAGGCTTATTATGCAACGAATGATATAGAAAAGAAAAATCGCCTTCTCAAGTCAGTGCTTGAAAAGGCTACATATTTAAGAAAAAAAATCTGGCAAAGAAAAGATGAATTTTTAATCGAATTATATACTAGAATATAG
- a CDS encoding helix-turn-helix domain-containing protein yields the protein MINEIGKHIRTLRTQKGIGLNTFAKQLGVSPAYLSNLETGKTDTIQLSLLQKLQDELHLITIDNSSLPLDETKYRIARASTLLHNLIQQDKAFGYYLLETLEKGIDLSPVSPTFHNNDQDYYLQN from the coding sequence ATGATAAACGAAATTGGTAAACACATTCGTACACTACGTACTCAAAAAGGCATTGGACTAAACACCTTTGCAAAACAACTTGGCGTATCACCAGCCTATTTAAGTAACCTTGAAACGGGAAAGACGGATACCATTCAACTTTCATTATTACAAAAGCTACAAGATGAGCTTCACCTCATTACAATAGATAATTCATCCTTACCCCTTGATGAAACAAAATATAGAATTGCTCGCGCAAGCACCCTATTACATAACTTGATACAACAGGATAAAGCATTTGGATATTACTTATTAGAAACCTTAGAGAAAGGGATTGATCTATCTCCAGTTTCACCTACCTTCCATAATAATGATCAAGATTATTATTTACAGAACTAA
- a CDS encoding S-layer homology domain-containing protein: MYTKLLKSITSLTLIGSALLYTHTDTIKAAEVPSSFSDVPQKHWAYPAITTLASQNIIAGYGNGKFGLGDVATREQVAALIYRVLFPNKKNGTFSNDNTRYILKDGSQLKNPYRDITHSSTMFPEEILALTDLGIFKGDDQGTFRPKDSISRAEMAQIIKNAFHLSTKQGHIFHDIPKNFWAEDAISAIQSNHIAAGTGDGNFEPFKTVTREQYAQFLYNALEYNKQANGNMKQQANTPPKDMQLLEEFKHELQKHINAYEVNITLPYKTQNSNRQEVMDILFNAYKELMNTNEYANYTLARTSYSLSGSPGNYRFTLNITYRESKEQREYVMKQTKAIVQSIIQSGMDDHERVKAIHDYVVKHIAYDTSYHAYTAYEALANRSAVCQGYALLTYQLLKEAGIDNHIVTGTGNGEPHAWNLVKIDNKWYHLDTTFDDPIPDEQGRVMYSYFNVTDEQLSKDHQWNRNAYPTATTNYYNELINKVSAGSPKSASYEQILKDTKLMYQSKQYVADNYEELTAKLQQQFSAKPEKVEVLYKQSVQNAMQDIKKALAEIHLPAGAQRASYKATPYSAKEGYSFITITFTY; encoded by the coding sequence ATGTACACAAAACTATTAAAATCAATCACTTCACTCACACTAATTGGAAGCGCTCTATTATATACACATACTGATACCATCAAAGCTGCTGAAGTGCCCTCTTCTTTTTCTGATGTTCCCCAAAAACATTGGGCATACCCTGCTATTACGACTTTAGCAAGTCAAAATATTATTGCAGGCTATGGAAACGGAAAATTTGGTTTAGGTGATGTTGCTACTCGCGAACAAGTAGCCGCTTTAATTTACCGCGTACTATTTCCTAATAAAAAGAATGGCACTTTCAGTAATGATAATACTCGCTATATTTTAAAAGATGGCTCACAATTGAAAAATCCTTATCGTGACATTACGCATTCTTCTACCATGTTTCCAGAAGAAATTTTAGCACTTACAGATTTAGGAATTTTTAAGGGGGACGACCAGGGAACCTTCAGACCAAAAGATTCTATAAGCCGAGCAGAGATGGCACAAATTATAAAAAATGCCTTTCATCTTTCTACAAAACAAGGACATATATTTCATGATATTCCAAAAAACTTTTGGGCAGAAGATGCGATTAGTGCTATACAATCCAATCATATTGCAGCTGGTACAGGCGATGGGAATTTTGAACCATTCAAAACTGTAACTCGTGAACAATATGCCCAGTTCTTATACAATGCTTTAGAATATAACAAACAAGCCAATGGAAATATGAAACAACAAGCTAATACCCCACCAAAAGATATGCAATTACTAGAGGAATTTAAACATGAATTACAAAAGCATATCAATGCCTATGAAGTAAACATTACACTTCCTTATAAAACACAAAATAGTAATAGGCAGGAAGTGATGGATATACTTTTTAATGCGTACAAAGAACTGATGAATACAAATGAATATGCGAATTATACACTAGCCCGCACTTCATATTCTCTCTCTGGTTCACCTGGTAATTATCGTTTTACTTTAAACATTACATACCGTGAATCGAAAGAACAAAGAGAATATGTCATGAAACAAACAAAAGCAATTGTTCAGTCTATTATTCAAAGTGGCATGGATGATCATGAGAGAGTAAAAGCCATTCACGATTACGTTGTAAAACATATTGCCTATGATACTTCTTACCATGCTTATACAGCATATGAAGCACTAGCAAACCGTTCCGCTGTTTGCCAAGGTTATGCACTATTAACCTATCAATTACTAAAAGAAGCTGGAATAGATAATCATATTGTAACAGGCACTGGAAATGGAGAGCCACATGCTTGGAACTTGGTGAAAATCGACAATAAATGGTACCACCTTGATACAACATTTGATGATCCTATTCCAGATGAGCAAGGAAGAGTTATGTATTCCTATTTCAATGTAACAGATGAACAGCTCTCAAAAGACCACCAATGGAATCGTAACGCATATCCAACGGCTACTACAAACTATTACAATGAATTAATCAATAAAGTCTCAGCTGGCAGTCCAAAATCAGCGAGCTATGAACAAATATTAAAAGACACAAAATTAATGTATCAATCAAAGCAATATGTTGCTGACAACTATGAAGAACTAACAGCAAAATTACAACAGCAATTCTCAGCAAAACCTGAAAAAGTTGAAGTTCTTTATAAACAATCCGTGCAAAATGCTATGCAGGACATCAAAAAAGCCCTTGCAGAAATCCATCTACCAGCTGGTGCACAAAGAGCTTCCTACAAAGCTACACCATACAGTGCAAAAGAAGGCTACTCATTTATAACAATTACTTTTACATATTAA